CCTCCCTGCGGGTACCCAGCACAGAGGTTGTGTCTCTTGATGGCCCCTCGGTACCAAttggtgctgttgcagagcttgACATCGATGAGGCGGACcttggcctcctgcagggctgatggGGACGATGCCCCTGCTGTGGGGACGCAAAGGGGGTCAGGGCTGGGGGTACAAGGGATGGCTTTGGGGTATTGGGGGCTGAGAAGCTCAATGGGATCCATCAACACCCCCCCACGGCCTGGGCTGCATCCTCTTTGCTCagtatcctcaacataaggaggacgtgaagggaccttcagcgatgggacaagggctgatggttTCCAGCTCAACCAGAAATGCTCAGGTTGAACAGAATGaagtggtgggacactgggatgggttggatggagaaggctgGTTTGCTCCTTCCCCAGTTGCAGCAACCTCCAATaggcctggatgagctttaccctcccttccatcccattccatgaaCCCATGACCCAGCATTCCAAGGCCAATGGGGCCGTCGGGCACTCACTTCTGGCCTCCCTCGCGCCCCATCCGCTGATGAAGCACTCGGAGAGCTGGGATAGCCTGAGCGTCGCATCGGGCACGCAGGCCAGCTGCACGTGGTACCCGCACTGCACCGGCTGGTCCAGCTCCACCAAGGCGATGTCGAAGCCGCCGGAGATGCCGGtgtaatattcatggaccacaacctgccgtatccaccgcttctgggtctcggcattggcccaagccaggTCCGTGATTCCAACCATCacgaaccaatccgtggtgaagctgggagggagtggaagagcaggggttggagccgtaggacaagggctgatgggttccgacagggacttgcaggctggagataaggaagggattccctgggagggtgctggggcactgggatggcatggacggagaaggtttggatgctccatgcctggcagtgctcaaggccggcttggagcaagctgctttacggaaggcatccctgcccatggcaaggggttggaagtgggtgatcccaagctcctttccaacccaacccagccgATTCCATGATCCATTCGATCCCgtgccattccattccatctcATTCCATGCCACTCTAATCCATTCTAAGGAgaagaggggtgggaaggagccacattcctggtgcttcccaaaggaaagcactgcCCCAgggtgccttaggctcaagggctgtcaagctggaagcagccttctcttgtgcgctcttcccagtgcatccaggatggggaatcGGACAGGAtgggggctgctcctgggctaTTCCCTAAGGCTGGAATCCCTCCTCtgccttacttttgcccgacgaagcagtgagcagcCGTGAGGACCCACTGGGGGgtgatgagggaccccccgcagatgtgcgaggaGCCGGTGCCcctggggaactggatgctgacgATCCATGGCCAGGCGCCCTGCTGCGCATCCACGCCTCCGACGATGCGTGACGTCCCATAgtaatcagccatgggacgggtaccgcaagtgcctctggaagcagaagcccaacacttgatggttagcgatgaagggcgagcattgtcccacCCCACTGGTGCCGCAGGTACAagggaccctatggggtgccccatagctgcgCTGTGCTAccacatggggtgatggcaaggaAGTGGGGCTCCCCCAATCCCACCATCCCACTGGTGTgcccctggctgggagcagcagcatctccctatggaatagcAGGAGCCCCGGGGCCTGgtgccactcacccacagctgtcccaggagcctcgcaccagccaggccgaggccagcaggatgacggcacggagcaaagccatcgctgccagcACCGCTAAGGGTGAcaacaaggagctgcaagcaccactgcacccaaagcacaactgccccagggacacgggtgctggatgcaggtcccttggagctggtgctgatgtcatagagaggcaggttccatggggggcgGTTCagtgggggggagtggggcgtgACCATGAGGGGTTCCATGGTGTGTGGGGGCATGCTGAGACGGGGGTGTTCTGATGGGCTTGGGGTGAtttgaatccctatgggatgctctggagccctgtgggatgctctgcttgtgggatgctctgaatccgtCTGGGATGCTCCGGagctctgtgggatgctctggagccctgtgggatgctgtgaatccctatgggattgattctctgcttgtgggatgctgtgaatccgaatgggatgctctgcttgtgggatgctcggAATCTGtatgggctgctctgcttgtggaatgctctgagtccctatgggatgctctggagccctatgagatgctctgaatccctgtgggatgctctggagctctgtggtATGCTCTGGAGACCTACTGGATGCTATGAATCCCCATGGGATTGattctctgcttgtgggatgctgtgaatccatatgggctgctctgcttgtggaatGCTCTGAGTCCCTAtaggatgctctgcctgtgggatgctctgaatacCTATGGgaagctctgcctgtgggatgacCTGAATCCCTGTAGGATGTTCTGCTTGTGAGATGCTCTGAaaccctatgggatgctctgttTGTGGGATgatctgaatccct
The DNA window shown above is from Lathamus discolor isolate bLatDis1 chromosome 20, bLatDis1.hap1, whole genome shotgun sequence and carries:
- the LOC136024266 gene encoding acrosin-like yields the protein MALLRAVILLASAWLVRGSWDSCGGTCGTRPMADYYGTSRIVGGVDAQQGAWPWIVSIQFPRGTGSSHICGGSLITPQWVLTAAHCFVGQNFTTDWFVMVGITDLAWANAETQKRWIRQVVVHEYYTGISGGFDIALVELDQPVQCGYHVQLACVPDATLRLSQLSECFISGWGAREARTGASSPSALQEAKVRLIDVKLCNSTNWYRGAIKRHNLCAGYPQGGIDTCQGDSGGPLMCRDKRANFFWVVGLTSWGRGCARANHPGVYTSTQHFHEWILYQLGMFRSAGASATPPTWSHQHVSHTPTQETMPAPTASSISGFCSFPVRVLVEFATRWLRQFLIDGALKQGLRVEIQKKEGGDVGSGGHETGVKKSSGMSPEALVL